A portion of the Micromonospora vinacea genome contains these proteins:
- the pcaD gene encoding 3-oxoadipate enol-lactonase produces the protein MTSRLHLTVDGPAAAPVLLLGSSLGTAAAMWGPQVPALAQRFRVIRYDHLGHGRSAVPPGPYTLDLLGRELLRTLDDLDVPWVHYAGLSLGGMAGMWLATHAPERVGRLALLCTSASLGPPEQWRERAATVRANGLPAIADAVVARWFTPAFAAARPEVVAAHRAMLTATSSAGYAACCEAIAAMDLRPDLDRVTAPTLVVAGADDPATPVVHAREIVGRIPQARMAVLDAAAHLANVEQPEQVCRLLLEHFHEGRGDE, from the coding sequence ATGACGTCCCGGTTGCACCTCACCGTCGACGGCCCGGCCGCCGCGCCGGTGCTGCTGCTCGGCAGCTCCCTCGGCACCGCCGCCGCGATGTGGGGACCCCAGGTCCCGGCGCTCGCCCAACGGTTCCGGGTCATTCGGTACGACCACCTGGGCCACGGCCGCTCGGCGGTGCCGCCCGGGCCGTACACGTTGGACCTGCTGGGCCGGGAGTTGCTGCGGACGCTGGACGACCTCGACGTGCCGTGGGTGCACTACGCGGGGCTGTCCCTCGGGGGCATGGCGGGCATGTGGCTCGCCACGCACGCGCCCGAGCGGGTGGGTCGGCTGGCGCTGCTCTGCACGTCGGCGTCGCTCGGCCCACCCGAGCAGTGGCGGGAACGAGCCGCGACGGTACGCGCGAACGGTCTACCGGCGATCGCCGACGCGGTGGTGGCTCGCTGGTTCACCCCGGCCTTCGCCGCGGCCCGGCCGGAGGTGGTCGCCGCGCACCGCGCCATGCTGACCGCGACGTCGTCGGCCGGATACGCCGCCTGCTGCGAGGCGATAGCCGCGATGGACCTCCGACCCGACCTCGACCGCGTCACCGCGCCGACGCTGGTCGTCGCCGGAGCGGACGACCCGGCAACCCCGGTGGTGCACGCCCGCGAGATCGTCGGGCGCATCCCACAGGCCCGGATGGCCGTGCTCGACGCGGCGGCGCACCTGGCCAACGTCGAGCAACCCGAGCAGGTGTGCCGACTCCTGTTGGAACACTTCCACGAGGGACGTGGTGACGAATGA
- the pcaB gene encoding 3-carboxy-cis,cis-muconate cycloisomerase, giving the protein MRPSSSPSDGLLGGLSGAPDVDAELSDPSLLQAMLDVEAALARAAADAGILPPPAAEAIVEQCRAERYDPLALGRAADATGNPVVPLVGELTAAVPEDARAWVHLGATSQDVLDTALVLVAVRALGPLLDHLDAAVDAAAQLAAAHRDTVMVARTLGQQAAPTTFGLKAAGWLTGLVEGRDRLRHARAAQPAQLGGAVGTLAAYGPAGAEVTERFAAHLGLPPSPLPWHTRRQPWLDLATALGGLLVAAGKVALDVGLLAQNEVGEVAEGGAGRGGSSAMPHKRNPVDSILVTAAARRGPGLVATLFAAAVQEHERAAGAWHAEWEPLLDLLHLAGGAAARCARMLAGLQVRPERMRENLDATGGLLLAEAVAARLAPAVGRGVAHDLVTRAAAGPSFRAALLADPEVRAHLSDTEIAEALDPYRWLGSAGRFVDSALAAARGVDG; this is encoded by the coding sequence ATGAGACCGTCTTCTTCGCCGTCTGACGGCCTGCTCGGCGGCCTCTCCGGCGCCCCGGACGTCGACGCGGAACTCAGCGACCCGTCACTGCTCCAGGCGATGCTCGACGTGGAGGCCGCGCTCGCCCGGGCCGCGGCGGACGCCGGCATCCTGCCACCGCCGGCTGCCGAGGCGATCGTCGAGCAGTGCCGCGCCGAGCGGTACGACCCGCTGGCGCTCGGCCGGGCGGCCGACGCCACGGGTAACCCGGTCGTCCCGCTGGTGGGTGAGCTGACCGCCGCCGTGCCCGAGGATGCCCGAGCCTGGGTGCATCTTGGGGCGACCAGCCAGGATGTCCTGGACACCGCGCTGGTCCTGGTGGCTGTGCGGGCGCTCGGGCCGCTGCTGGATCACCTCGACGCCGCCGTGGACGCCGCCGCCCAGCTGGCCGCCGCCCACCGGGACACCGTGATGGTCGCCCGGACACTCGGGCAGCAGGCGGCACCCACCACGTTCGGGCTCAAGGCCGCCGGCTGGTTGACCGGTCTGGTCGAGGGCCGGGACCGGCTGCGTCACGCCCGCGCCGCACAGCCGGCGCAACTCGGGGGCGCGGTCGGCACCCTGGCCGCGTACGGCCCAGCCGGTGCCGAAGTCACCGAGCGCTTCGCGGCGCACCTGGGCCTCCCGCCGAGCCCGCTGCCCTGGCACACCCGCCGTCAGCCCTGGCTCGATCTGGCCACCGCCCTCGGTGGGCTGCTCGTGGCCGCCGGCAAGGTCGCGCTCGACGTCGGGCTGCTCGCCCAGAACGAGGTAGGCGAGGTCGCCGAGGGCGGCGCCGGACGCGGCGGCTCCTCAGCCATGCCGCACAAGCGCAACCCGGTGGACTCGATCCTCGTCACCGCTGCGGCGCGACGCGGGCCGGGTCTCGTCGCCACCCTGTTCGCCGCCGCGGTGCAGGAGCACGAGCGGGCCGCCGGCGCCTGGCACGCCGAGTGGGAGCCCTTGCTCGATCTGCTGCACCTCGCCGGTGGCGCCGCCGCCCGGTGCGCCCGGATGTTGGCCGGGCTGCAGGTCCGTCCGGAGCGGATGCGGGAGAACCTCGACGCGACCGGCGGCCTGCTGCTCGCCGAGGCCGTCGCCGCGCGGCTGGCACCCGCTGTCGGTCGCGGCGTCGCACACGACCTCGTGACCCGCGCCGCCGCCGGACCCTCGTTCCGCGCCGCGCTGCTCGCCGACCCCGAGGTACGCGCCCACCTGTCCGACACGGAGATAGCCGAGGCGCTCGACCCGTACCGCTGGCTCGGCTCGGCCGGCCGGTTCGTCGACAGTGCTCTGGCCGCCGCTCGGGGCGTGGACGGATGA
- the pcaG gene encoding protocatechuate 3,4-dioxygenase subunit alpha, with product MSEQLGLMPAQTVGPYLHIGLRWPDGPYVVPEGTPGACWIRGRIVDGTGTPVVDAMVESWQADPDGRFDHPDDPRGARPPALEGFRGFGRSETDGQGWYRLLTVKPGSLPEPDGGTEAPHLTLSVFGRGLLHRLVTRLYFPDEPAANAADPVLCSVDADRRDTLLASPASDGFRFDIHLQGDHETVFFAV from the coding sequence ATGAGTGAGCAGTTGGGCCTCATGCCCGCGCAGACCGTCGGGCCGTACCTGCACATCGGCCTGCGCTGGCCCGACGGCCCGTACGTCGTACCCGAGGGCACGCCGGGTGCGTGCTGGATCAGGGGTCGGATCGTCGACGGCACCGGGACACCGGTGGTCGACGCGATGGTGGAGAGCTGGCAGGCCGACCCGGACGGCCGGTTCGACCATCCGGACGACCCTCGGGGGGCCCGGCCGCCCGCGCTCGAGGGCTTTCGCGGATTCGGGCGGAGCGAGACTGACGGGCAGGGGTGGTACCGGCTGTTGACCGTCAAGCCGGGTTCGCTGCCCGAGCCGGACGGCGGCACCGAAGCCCCCCACCTGACCCTGTCGGTCTTCGGGCGTGGGCTGCTGCACCGCCTCGTCACCCGGCTCTACTTCCCCGACGAGCCAGCGGCGAACGCCGCCGACCCCGTGCTGTGCAGCGTCGACGCGGACCGCCGCGACACCCTGCTGGCGAGTCCCGCCTCGGACGGGTTCCGGTTCGACATCCATCTGCAGGGAGACCATGAGACCGTCTTCTTCGCCGTCTGA
- the pcaH gene encoding protocatechuate 3,4-dioxygenase subunit beta — protein MTTQDTRASGGLVLPRYRRDDVETHPSLLSPGYKSTVARAPRHPLIYLPQRLTEVTGPLLGEGRLGALDHDLTRQHDGEPQGQRIIVHGRVRDGDGRPVPRTLVEIWQANAAGRYRDARDTWPAPLDPHFEGVGRALTDDQGRYRFITVQPGAYPWRNHDNAWRPAHIHFSLFGRAFTQRLVTQMYFPGDPLFFQDPIFNSVRDPKARERMIARYDHATTAPEWALAYEFDIVLRGRESTPFEDEDDDE, from the coding sequence ATGACCACTCAGGACACCCGGGCCAGCGGCGGCCTGGTGCTACCGCGGTACCGGCGCGACGACGTCGAGACCCACCCATCCCTGCTCAGCCCCGGCTACAAGTCGACAGTGGCGCGGGCGCCGAGACACCCACTGATCTACCTGCCGCAGCGGCTGACCGAGGTCACCGGGCCGTTGCTGGGGGAGGGGCGGCTCGGTGCGCTCGACCACGACCTGACCCGCCAGCACGACGGTGAGCCGCAGGGACAGCGGATCATCGTGCACGGGCGGGTCCGCGACGGTGACGGCCGACCGGTACCCCGGACCCTGGTCGAGATCTGGCAGGCAAACGCCGCCGGCCGGTACCGCGACGCACGCGACACCTGGCCCGCGCCGCTCGACCCCCACTTCGAAGGGGTGGGCCGGGCGCTCACCGACGACCAGGGGCGATACCGGTTCATCACCGTGCAGCCCGGCGCCTACCCCTGGCGTAACCACGACAACGCCTGGCGGCCGGCGCACATCCACTTCTCCCTCTTCGGCCGCGCGTTCACCCAGCGGCTGGTCACGCAGATGTACTTCCCGGGCGACCCGCTCTTCTTCCAAGACCCGATCTTCAACTCGGTCCGCGACCCGAAGGCCCGGGAACGGATGATCGCCCGCTACGACCACGCCACCACGGCACCGGAGTGGGCGTTGGCGTACGAGTTCGACATCGTGCTGCGCGGCCGGGAGAGCACCCCCTTCGAGGACGAGGACGACGATGAGTGA
- a CDS encoding CoA-transferase subunit beta yields MSQRDERGNAMADWTADEMMTVAAARQLRDDTACFVGIGLPSTAANLARATHAPNLVLIYESGCLGAKPDRLPLSIGDGVLADTADAVVSVPEVFNYWLQPGRIDVGFLGAAQLDRYGNINTTVVGGDYDAPTVRLPGAGGAPEIAASCGEVVVIVRQDLRTFTERVDFVTSVGYGTGPGDRERLGLRGGGPRVVITDLGVLEPDPVTCELTLTRLHPGVTREQARAATGWDLAVAEGLTTGEPPTARELAVLRALEATKSDRRRQ; encoded by the coding sequence ATGAGTCAGCGCGACGAGCGAGGGAACGCGATGGCGGACTGGACCGCCGACGAGATGATGACAGTCGCCGCCGCGCGGCAGCTGCGCGACGACACCGCCTGCTTCGTGGGGATCGGGCTGCCCAGCACCGCGGCGAATCTCGCCCGGGCGACCCACGCCCCGAACCTGGTGCTCATCTACGAATCCGGGTGCCTCGGCGCGAAGCCCGACCGGCTTCCGCTCTCCATCGGCGACGGCGTCCTCGCCGACACGGCTGACGCGGTGGTGTCGGTGCCCGAGGTGTTCAACTACTGGCTCCAGCCGGGCCGGATCGACGTGGGCTTCCTCGGCGCCGCGCAGCTCGACCGCTACGGCAACATCAACACCACGGTCGTCGGTGGCGACTACGACGCCCCGACGGTTCGGCTGCCCGGCGCCGGTGGCGCCCCGGAGATCGCCGCCTCCTGCGGCGAGGTCGTGGTGATCGTCCGGCAGGACCTCCGGACGTTCACCGAACGGGTCGACTTCGTCACCTCGGTCGGGTACGGGACGGGCCCGGGCGACCGGGAGCGACTCGGCCTGCGGGGCGGAGGCCCCCGAGTGGTGATCACCGACCTCGGCGTCCTCGAACCCGACCCGGTCACCTGCGAACTCACGCTGACCCGCCTGCATCCCGGCGTGACGCGGGAGCAGGCGCGGGCGGCCACCGGCTGGGACCTCGCCGTCGCCGAAGGGCTGACCACGGGTGAGCCACCGACGGCACGGGAACTCGCGGTGCTGCGGGCGCTGGAGGCGACGAAGTCCGACAGGAGACGACAATGA
- a CDS encoding CoA transferase subunit A has translation MAKLVSLADGVAHLVRDGDVVALEGFTHLIPFAAGHEIIRQGRQDLTLVRMTPDVIYDQLIGAGCARRLVFSWGGNPGVGSLHRFRDAVQHAWPRPLELEEHSHAGMANRYVAGASGLSFAVLRGYTGTDLPGHTTNIRPITCPFTGETLTAVPALRPDVTVVHAQRADRNGNVQMWGITGVQKEAVLAAHRSLVTVEEIVDELEPVPGQVVLPGWAVTAVAEVPGGAHPSYAHGYSVRDNDFYRDWDAVSRHRDTFRAWLDEHVHKAGAAA, from the coding sequence ATGGCGAAGCTCGTCTCGCTGGCCGACGGCGTGGCGCACCTGGTCCGCGACGGTGACGTGGTGGCCCTGGAAGGGTTCACGCACCTCATCCCGTTCGCCGCCGGTCACGAGATCATCCGCCAGGGACGGCAGGACCTGACCCTCGTGCGGATGACCCCCGACGTCATCTACGACCAGCTCATCGGCGCGGGTTGCGCCCGTCGCCTGGTCTTCTCCTGGGGCGGCAACCCGGGCGTCGGGTCGCTGCACCGCTTCCGGGACGCCGTGCAGCACGCCTGGCCGCGTCCGCTCGAGCTGGAGGAGCACAGTCACGCGGGCATGGCGAACCGGTACGTCGCCGGGGCGTCCGGGCTGTCGTTCGCCGTCCTGCGCGGCTACACCGGCACCGACCTGCCCGGGCACACGACGAACATCCGGCCCATCACCTGCCCCTTCACCGGCGAGACACTCACCGCCGTCCCCGCCCTGCGGCCCGACGTGACGGTGGTGCACGCCCAGCGCGCCGACCGCAACGGCAACGTGCAGATGTGGGGCATCACCGGGGTGCAGAAGGAGGCGGTGCTCGCCGCCCACCGGTCACTGGTCACCGTCGAGGAGATCGTGGACGAGTTGGAACCCGTACCCGGGCAGGTCGTCCTGCCCGGCTGGGCGGTCACCGCGGTGGCCGAGGTGCCCGGCGGCGCGCACCCCTCCTACGCCCACGGCTACTCGGTGCGCGACAACGACTTCTACCGGGACTGGGACGCCGTCAGCCGGCACCGCGACACCTTCCGCGCCTGGTTGGACGAGCACGTGCACAAGGCCGGGGCAGCGGCATGA
- a CDS encoding benzaldehyde dehydrogenase, translating to MTLLDATTWQGTLHSNGWVEPAGGTAPVRSPATGEQIGQVGVANAEDVTRACARAAAAQRAWAGTGYAERAAVLRRAGHLFERHAAEIGDWIVRESGSIPPKAGVETDTAAQECYEAAALASHPLGEIIPSAQPRLSLARRLPVGVVGVIAPFNFPLILATRSVAPALALGNAVVLKPDPRTAVCGGVSIARVFEEAGLPDGLLHVLPGGVEVGEALVADPNVRVISFTGSTAAGRKVGEAAARHLKRAHLELGGNSALIVLDDADLDLAVSAGAWGSFLHQGQICMTTGRHLVHESLSERYVERLAEKANHLPVGDPAKEQVALGPIIDERQRDKIHALVTASVDAGARLAAGGTYEGLFYRPTVLTDVTLATPAYAQEVFGPVAPVITFADQDEAVELARQTEYGLSLGILSRDVMKAMTLADRIPSGVVHINDQTVSDEAVAPFGGVGASGTGSRFGGPAANVEAFTETQWLTVQGAITRYPF from the coding sequence ATGACACTGCTGGACGCCACGACCTGGCAGGGCACGCTGCACAGCAACGGCTGGGTGGAACCCGCCGGCGGCACAGCGCCGGTGCGATCCCCCGCCACCGGGGAACAGATCGGCCAGGTCGGCGTGGCGAACGCCGAGGACGTGACGCGCGCCTGCGCCCGCGCCGCCGCCGCCCAGCGCGCCTGGGCCGGCACCGGCTACGCCGAGCGGGCGGCGGTGCTACGCCGGGCCGGGCACCTGTTCGAGCGGCACGCCGCCGAGATCGGCGACTGGATCGTGCGGGAGTCCGGGTCCATCCCACCCAAGGCCGGCGTCGAGACCGACACCGCGGCGCAGGAGTGCTACGAGGCGGCGGCGCTGGCCTCGCACCCGCTCGGCGAGATCATCCCGAGCGCGCAACCGCGGCTCAGCCTGGCTCGCCGGTTGCCCGTCGGCGTCGTCGGCGTCATCGCGCCGTTCAACTTCCCGCTCATCCTGGCCACCCGTTCCGTGGCCCCGGCCCTGGCGCTGGGCAACGCCGTGGTGCTCAAGCCCGATCCGCGCACGGCGGTCTGCGGTGGTGTCTCGATCGCTCGGGTCTTCGAGGAGGCCGGCCTGCCCGACGGTTTGCTGCACGTCCTTCCCGGCGGGGTCGAGGTCGGGGAGGCGCTGGTGGCCGACCCGAACGTACGGGTGATCAGCTTCACCGGCTCGACCGCTGCCGGCCGCAAGGTCGGCGAGGCGGCGGCACGCCACCTCAAACGTGCGCACCTCGAACTCGGTGGCAACTCGGCGCTGATCGTGCTCGACGACGCCGACCTGGACCTCGCGGTCTCCGCCGGCGCCTGGGGGTCGTTCCTGCACCAGGGCCAGATCTGCATGACCACCGGCCGGCACCTGGTGCACGAGAGTCTGTCCGAGCGCTACGTGGAGCGGCTGGCGGAGAAGGCGAACCACCTGCCGGTCGGCGACCCGGCGAAGGAGCAGGTGGCACTCGGGCCGATCATCGACGAGCGCCAACGCGACAAGATCCATGCACTGGTCACGGCCAGCGTCGACGCGGGTGCCCGGCTGGCCGCCGGGGGCACGTACGAGGGGCTGTTCTACCGGCCCACGGTGCTCACCGACGTCACCCTCGCGACCCCGGCGTACGCCCAGGAGGTCTTCGGCCCGGTCGCGCCGGTGATCACCTTCGCCGACCAGGACGAGGCCGTGGAGTTGGCCCGGCAGACCGAGTACGGCCTGTCGCTGGGCATCCTGAGCCGCGACGTGATGAAGGCGATGACCCTGGCCGACCGGATCCCCAGCGGGGTCGTGCACATCAACGATCAGACGGTGAGTGACGAGGCGGTGGCGCCGTTCGGTGGGGTGGGGGCGTCCGGCACCGGCTCCCGGTTCGGCGGGCCCGCGGCCAACGTCGAGGCGTTCACCGAGACCCAGTGGCTCACTGTGCAGGGCGCCATCACGCGGTACCCGTTCTGA
- the pobA gene encoding 4-hydroxybenzoate 3-monooxygenase, translating into MPGMRTQVGIVGAGPAGLMLSHLLHLRGIESVVLESRSRDHVEHRLRAGVLEQGSIDLLRRTGVGERLQREGLRHEGIELRFAGESHRVPMADLTGRAITVYGQQEVVKDLIAARLAAGGSILFEADAVRLDGLDSDSPTVHFRRDGRDEELHCDFVAGCDGFHGVSRGAVPEGVLTTYERVYPFAWLGVLAAAPPAVDELIYANHERGFALYSMRSPEISRLYLQVAPDEDIDAWPDERIWTELRARLETVPGWSLNEGPILEKSITPMRSFVVEPMQWERLFLAGDAVHIVPPTGAKGMNLALADVALLGDAFAGWYDGGRTDLLESYSATALRRVWRAQHFSWWMTSMLHRLERDDPYETKLQTATLRYVATSDAYATSLAENYVGLPEV; encoded by the coding sequence ATGCCAGGAATGCGTACCCAGGTCGGCATCGTCGGCGCCGGGCCGGCGGGGCTCATGCTGTCGCACCTGCTGCACCTGCGCGGGATCGAGTCCGTGGTGCTGGAGAGCCGCAGCCGCGACCACGTCGAGCACCGACTCCGGGCCGGTGTCCTCGAACAGGGCTCGATCGACCTGCTCCGCCGCACCGGCGTCGGCGAGCGGCTGCAACGGGAAGGGCTGCGCCACGAGGGCATCGAGCTGCGCTTCGCCGGCGAGTCGCACCGCGTGCCGATGGCGGACCTGACCGGGCGGGCGATCACCGTCTACGGGCAGCAGGAGGTGGTCAAGGACCTGATCGCCGCCCGGCTCGCGGCCGGCGGCTCAATCCTCTTCGAGGCCGACGCGGTACGCCTGGACGGTCTCGACTCGGACTCGCCAACCGTCCACTTTCGACGTGACGGGCGGGACGAGGAGCTGCACTGCGACTTCGTGGCCGGCTGCGACGGGTTCCACGGGGTGAGCCGCGGCGCGGTGCCCGAGGGGGTGCTGACCACCTACGAGCGGGTGTACCCGTTTGCCTGGTTGGGCGTCCTCGCCGCCGCGCCGCCGGCGGTGGACGAACTCATCTACGCCAACCACGAACGGGGCTTCGCCCTCTACAGCATGCGCTCCCCCGAGATCTCTCGGTTGTATCTCCAGGTCGCGCCGGATGAGGACATCGACGCGTGGCCGGACGAGCGGATCTGGACGGAGCTGCGGGCGCGGTTGGAGACGGTGCCGGGGTGGTCGCTCAACGAGGGGCCGATCCTGGAGAAGTCCATCACCCCGATGCGCAGCTTCGTGGTCGAGCCGATGCAGTGGGAGCGGCTGTTCCTGGCCGGGGACGCCGTGCACATCGTTCCGCCCACCGGCGCGAAGGGCATGAACCTGGCCCTGGCCGACGTCGCGCTGCTCGGGGACGCCTTCGCCGGGTGGTACGACGGGGGACGCACCGATCTGCTGGAGTCCTATTCGGCCACGGCGTTGCGCCGGGTCTGGCGGGCCCAGCACTTCTCCTGGTGGATGACCTCCATGCTGCACCGGCTGGAGCGTGACGACCCGTACGAGACGAAGCTGCAGACCGCCACGCTGAGGTACGTCGCCACCTCCGACGCCTACGCCACGAGCCTGGCCGAGAACTACGTGGGTCTGCCCGAGGTCTGA
- a CDS encoding ABC transporter substrate-binding protein gives MKKVMALGLIAATAIALTGCTDSDASNPSEQTSGDLRKVRVAALPITETAALWGGIKAGIFAERGLQVEVLPAQGGAQAIPALMNGDIDFAIGQPFGPFRADLRDLGVVIIGNYASSYADGDDINAVVASAKSGIKRPADLAGKRVSVNSLGAAGDVTIMAAVEKDGGDPSKIKFVEVAFPDAPAQLESGNIDAAWVPEPFVTQLKARGDTFIVAPYQAVVPGLTTLTTITTKERTEKDAKLVEDFTAAMKKTLEWAKAPANEAALRQAIKDNLELPPPVAESVRLPAFGWEVDRSSLQTLAELAQKYKVLDKQPNFDRLIQQQ, from the coding sequence ATGAAGAAGGTCATGGCTCTCGGGCTGATCGCCGCTACCGCGATCGCCCTCACCGGATGTACCGACTCCGACGCGTCCAACCCGTCCGAGCAGACCTCGGGCGACCTGCGCAAGGTCCGGGTCGCGGCGCTGCCCATCACCGAGACCGCCGCGCTGTGGGGCGGCATCAAGGCGGGCATCTTCGCCGAACGCGGGCTCCAGGTCGAGGTGCTGCCCGCCCAGGGCGGCGCGCAGGCCATCCCCGCGCTCATGAACGGCGACATCGACTTCGCCATCGGCCAGCCCTTCGGCCCGTTCCGGGCCGACCTGCGGGATCTCGGCGTCGTCATCATCGGCAACTACGCCTCCTCGTACGCCGACGGCGACGACATCAACGCCGTGGTGGCCTCGGCGAAGTCCGGCATCAAGCGGCCGGCCGACCTCGCGGGCAAGCGGGTCTCGGTCAACAGCCTGGGCGCCGCCGGCGACGTGACGATCATGGCGGCGGTCGAGAAGGATGGCGGCGACCCGTCGAAAATCAAGTTCGTCGAGGTCGCCTTCCCGGACGCCCCGGCCCAACTCGAATCCGGCAACATCGACGCCGCCTGGGTACCCGAACCCTTTGTCACTCAACTGAAGGCCCGTGGCGACACCTTCATCGTCGCGCCCTACCAGGCGGTGGTGCCCGGCCTGACCACGCTCACCACCATCACCACCAAGGAACGCACCGAGAAGGACGCCAAACTGGTCGAGGACTTCACGGCGGCGATGAAGAAGACGTTGGAGTGGGCCAAGGCCCCCGCCAACGAGGCGGCGCTCCGGCAGGCCATCAAGGACAATCTGGAGCTGCCCCCACCGGTGGCCGAGTCGGTGCGGCTACCGGCCTTCGGCTGGGAGGTCGACCGGTCGAGCCTGCAGACGCTCGCCGAGCTCGCGCAGAAGTACAAGGTGCTCGACAAGCAGCCCAACTTCGACCGTCTCATCCAGCAGCAGTAG
- a CDS encoding ABC transporter permease, translating to MRVFPTRRLRALRKAMLGVVGLTGFLVVWQLIPTLGLINPLYLPYVTDVLARLLEQFVDLAFWRRLGSTMTSWAIGLTVATVAAVVLGTVVGLVPFLRRATHTMVEFLRPIPSVALIPLAVLMFGIQREAALVIIIYASFWQVFVQVIYGVADVDVVARDTARSFGLTRREQLSHLVLPTTLPYLMTGLRLAAAVALILAITAEMVIGNPGLGRMIELSRSSGDAAGLYALVVVTGLLGLVVNIVFRFVERRVLSWHQSVRGEEPL from the coding sequence ATGCGCGTGTTTCCCACCCGACGCCTGCGCGCGTTACGCAAAGCGATGCTGGGCGTCGTCGGCCTGACCGGGTTCCTCGTCGTCTGGCAACTGATCCCGACGTTGGGCCTGATCAACCCGCTGTATCTGCCGTACGTGACGGACGTGCTGGCGCGGCTGCTCGAGCAGTTCGTCGACCTCGCGTTCTGGCGACGGCTGGGCAGCACCATGACGTCCTGGGCGATCGGCCTCACGGTGGCGACGGTCGCCGCCGTCGTCCTCGGCACGGTCGTCGGGTTGGTGCCGTTCCTGCGGCGCGCGACCCACACGATGGTCGAGTTCCTGCGACCGATCCCGTCGGTCGCCCTCATCCCGCTCGCCGTGCTGATGTTCGGCATCCAGCGGGAGGCCGCCCTCGTCATCATCATCTACGCGTCGTTCTGGCAGGTGTTCGTGCAGGTGATCTACGGCGTCGCCGACGTCGACGTGGTGGCTCGCGACACCGCCCGCAGTTTCGGTCTGACCCGGCGGGAGCAGTTGTCGCACCTCGTCCTGCCGACCACCCTGCCGTACCTCATGACGGGCCTGCGGCTCGCGGCGGCGGTCGCGCTCATCCTCGCCATCACCGCGGAGATGGTGATCGGCAACCCCGGCCTCGGGCGCATGATCGAGCTGTCCCGGTCCTCCGGAGACGCCGCCGGCCTGTACGCGCTGGTCGTGGTCACCGGCCTGCTCGGGCTCGTGGTGAACATCGTCTTCCGGTTCGTCGAGCGTCGGGTGCTGTCCTGGCACCAGTCGGTACGAGGAGAGGAGCCGCTGTGA
- a CDS encoding ABC transporter permease, with protein MTAYTGRVATTARRRTVGSRIAASLLYPLGLPTLLLVLWGLVATRTTSRFFPDPLTIAEAFRETWVGPAFVEDVLPSLARLGLGVAASIVLGIAAGTVIGLTHWLRELLEPLLEFLRAIPPPVLIPVVMLLLGITDTMKVVVIVSGAVWPILLNTIEGVRGTDSVMTETAESFQVSGWERLWFLVLPAASPRIMAGVRQALSVALILMVISEMFASSSGLGYRIAYFQRNYLIAEMWSGILLLGLVGVFLAVAFGLVERRVLRWYHGIREVNRA; from the coding sequence GTGACCGCGTACACCGGGCGGGTCGCCACCACGGCACGCCGCCGGACGGTCGGGTCCCGGATCGCGGCGAGCCTCCTCTACCCGCTGGGGCTGCCGACCCTGCTTCTGGTGCTCTGGGGTCTGGTGGCGACGAGGACGACGAGCCGGTTCTTCCCCGATCCGTTGACGATCGCCGAAGCCTTCCGGGAGACCTGGGTCGGTCCGGCGTTCGTCGAGGACGTGCTGCCGAGCCTCGCCCGCCTGGGCCTCGGTGTCGCCGCGTCGATCGTGCTCGGCATCGCCGCCGGCACCGTCATCGGCCTGACCCACTGGTTGCGCGAACTCCTCGAACCGCTGCTGGAGTTCCTCCGGGCCATCCCGCCGCCGGTACTGATTCCGGTGGTGATGCTCCTGCTCGGGATCACGGACACCATGAAGGTCGTCGTGATCGTCTCCGGCGCGGTCTGGCCCATCCTGTTGAACACCATCGAGGGTGTCCGGGGGACGGACAGCGTCATGACGGAGACCGCGGAATCGTTCCAGGTCTCCGGGTGGGAACGGCTCTGGTTCCTCGTGCTCCCGGCCGCTAGCCCACGGATCATGGCCGGGGTCCGTCAGGCCCTCTCGGTCGCGCTGATCCTGATGGTCATCTCCGAGATGTTCGCCTCCTCCTCCGGCCTCGGTTACCGGATCGCCTACTTCCAGCGCAACTACCTGATCGCCGAGATGTGGAGCGGCATCCTCCTCCTCGGTCTCGTCGGCGTCTTCCTCGCCGTCGCTTTCGGTCTCGTCGAACGGCGCGTCCTGCGCTGGTACCACGGAATCAGGGAGGTCAACCGTGCCTGA